The DNA sequence tCACTCTATAAGAATTCATATAGTGATTCTTATAGCGTAAGATGGGTGAATGAATGCATAGATACACGAATATACCCAAAACCTTATTTTGGGATGTTAAACAGTTTGACTTAGAGAATAGGCAGCACAGTGTagctaaagaaagaaacaactgaTTTTAGGAAATCaatgtattaataaatataagGACAACCAGTGTCCCATTCTCCtatagcactttttaaaaaaattgaaatattgggctggcctggtggcgtagtgattaagctcgtgtgctctgctttggtggccaggggttcacaggttcgagtTCCATGTGCACACCTAgggctgcttgtcaagccacactgtggcggcatcccacgtgaaatagaggaaggttgacacagatcttagcaacaatcttcctcaagcaaaaaatgtaGAACTGTTAACACTCTGTATCACTTGTGTGGGTATATTTCAACTACATCTATTAATTTAAATGCATGGTTTAGAAGTTATTGAAGAcatacatttttgtaaatgaatttatgtaaaaatgaattcatgtaaatatatcattaatataTATTTGGGGATTTTATGTATATTCTAATTTCCcgagaattaaaaaatatgtatattggGCTGATGCTGGGTTGTTACTGCTCTAGATCTCAAGCTGAGAGTCTCTTCCAAATGGAGCAGCACTGGGTTATTCAGGACAGGCAGGACAAGAGAGGCAGGTCAAAGTCTTTCTTTCTGGAGGGAGACAGCTCCAATTAATTTTATGCAGATCCTCCTTGAGGCTCTGGGACTAGGGTCAAGGCATTTTCCCCAGGGCCTGAGCATGACTAGAAGTCAACGCAGAGATTTCTGTACCATTGTTAACAAGAATCTTGCCAGAGTAGACTTGCCCCACTCTAAGACATCAGATTCTGTGAGTTTGACTCAGATTCTGTGAGATATACAACTCAAACAAGCAATCCGTTCTTGTCTACCCCAGCACTCTTGACGTATAGCTCCTTCTACTTAGATTGCTCCACTCCCTTTCTCAGTCAGGTGAATTCTGCTCCTCCTTTAAAATTCAGTCCAAACTTCATGTCCTCTGTCTTCCTACCCTGTCTCCCCTAGGCAGAGTTAATTTCTGTAATCTTCTGTGTTTCTCTAGGGCTTGGTTCAGTTCTGCATAGCAATAGAGGTTTTAAAAAACTGCAAGTTTTACATGCTAGTTGAAAATCTCCCTGCTTTCTGGAAGTAGTCATTGCTTATAAATTTGGGCATATACTTCCATATCTTTCcctctgtgtatgtatgtacactcTTTTTATGAAAATGGGATCATATATAATTCTTGCACTGAAACTTACATTTCTCACTTAACAATAAATTATGGACATTCATCTATCTCTGTGTAAATATATCTACCTCGTCCTTTATTGCATTTGGATGTACCATTGTTTATTTAACTATTGATAGACATTGAGATGGCCTCTAGTGTTTTGCTATAGTGAACAGCTGTGCACCTGTCTTTATGACTTGGGAGACCTTTAGAAGAACAGAATTCCAGAAGTACAATTATAGTGAGTCAATGGGATTGTATCCTAAGCACTTAGTTCCAAATCTGTCTCCTCTACCACAGCCTCTTGGGGACAGGgtcatattgttttatttatgtttgtatCCCCCAGTGACTAGCATTGTGCCTGGAACATtttaattgctcaataaatgtttgttgaataattgaataagtgaaagaatgaatggcaaTGGAAGGTTTTGAGACCCAGTGGGTGAGTCACATGGACACGCTTAATTTGGTATTCAGCTCCTCCTTCTCTACTGCATGGCTGTGAGTAGGCCCCATGTTTCCATGGGGGCAAAGCGTGGGTACAGAGATCTCTCCCTGTTACAAGGGCAGCTACCTCTATTGCTTAGAGCTGACCGTGTAGAGGGCTTCAACCATTTCTTTTAATCCCTAATTCAGTGGCTAACTTCTTTCTGCTATGATGAGGTTGCCACCTGCAGCCACCGTTGGctgtaatttctaattttttaattttatttactactCACTTGGTGGATTGGGAAGCATAGGAGAATACTGTGTGCATGTGACATTAGGAATTTGCAGATACACATTTTCCTAGGGGAGTGGATTTCCTTTCAtatttgtgtttccttcttttccttacATCTGAGTAACACAAGCTCCTTGTACCCTCACCTCCTGCCCCGGTCTCTCCCCACTTTCATCCGTCTTATCACTGCGAGACGGATTTTCCTAAAacccttctcctttctcaaaTCTTTAGTGGTCCCTATTTCATAAAAGCTAAACCTCCTTAGAGTAACCTTCAAGGCCTTAGTGGTGTAACCTCAGTCTATCCTTTAATCACGTCTCCCATCACTCACCTTCCTAGACACTCAATACAGAGAAAGTGGCCTATTTTCCTCCATACCCTAAATGTGCCTTGGGCTTTCCTGTCTCAGAAGTCTTAACCTTGCACTTCCTTTAGTCTGAACAagtcttctccatttttcttcatcCATCCAAATCCTTTAAGACTCAGTCAAGTCCTTCCCTGGTGGGAAAATTGCAAAGCTGCTCCAGGGGCCCATGTGGTCGTTCTCTTCTAATTGTGTGGGACATTCTGTCaacctcttctttcctcttcagtCAAGTCAGTCTGCAACCCCACTAATATCCTTGACAGGAgctgttttggtttttgtgaggaagactggccctgagctaacatctgtgccagtctttctctattttgtatgtgggatgctgccacagcatagcttgaggagtggtgtgtaggtccatgcccaggatttcaTACCGCGAACCCCCAGCCCTCAAAGTgaagcacgtgaatttaaccacagctccactgggcctgccccctggagctgatttttcatttcttcacttgTTTTGTGTCCTTGCCTGTACTTAGTTTTATCTCCTGCAAATACTGTGTAAGTTCTGGAAGGTAGAGATGTGTCCTGCCCCAGATCTGCATGCACAAAGCCCTCAGTTAGTGTTTATCCTTTGCTAGAGTGGATTATCATTCTGCTCCTCTGGAGTCTTTAAGATGAGAGCCAGGCCATTTTTTTACAAACTGTAatatttaaggtttttttcttttcttcttttagccATACTTCCCATTGCTTCCAGCTGCTGCACCGAGGTTTCCCATCATATTTCCAGAAGGCTTTTGGAAAAAGTGAATTCATGTCGCATTCAGAGAGCTGATGGGGATTGTGACTTGGCTGCTGTCATGTGAGTGTTCTTCAGCAGGGGGATCTGAATCTGCACAGTGGTCATTTCTTGGCCAATGAACAGTAGGCCGAGAAGGCTTTACCTAATACACAACATACAAATAATCATCTCAACAAGAGTGGGAGAGTAAATATTCTGCCTTCTGTCCGGGCTCCCTGGAGTGAACGCACAATCTTTCTGCACTAGGATGTCCAGAGCCCACATTACCCTCTGCCCCCCACCTCTGTAATGCTATGATAAGGGCTAAATGCCTTCAGTCACCCGACAGCGTGCACGACTTTCCTAAGCAAAACAAGGGACACTCTGGgtgaaaaaatacaacaaaaataaaaacggAAGGCCACAGTTCTATTTCATGGCTTTAACTGTAACTTTTTCCAGGCCAGTATATAAGTTGCTGTCATTTTCACTCTCTGAATTCATCAGGAGTGTATGTGCATGTAAGGTTCAGATAGAAGTGTAGAGATGAGATGTCTGTGCCTGTCACAAGTGCTACTTGCAATCAAGCACAAAtgcctttctttgcctttggttCTGGGCTGTTGGCTCATGGTGAAGCCTCTCCCCACTCCTACCCCCATCCCTGGCTCAGTTATTGAAAACTTTAGACTTATATGTACTTAAGGTCTCCATGGAGACTTTACAATTTGAAATGCATTGATATTTAGCAAATCTAGATTCTGACAACAATGCTGTGAGAAAGACATAAATTATCTCCACGTCACCCAGGAGAAAGCTGTGACTGAGGAGATTATGTAGCTCACCTGGTGACATACAGCTAGTGAATGGCAGAAACGGGATGTGAGCTGCCCAGGTCTCTTTGTTCAGAACACTGTATACCTCCAAGCTCTCTCAAAAGCACtggtgggggccggccctgtggctgagtggttaagttcaggtgctccacTTCAAcaacccagggtttcattggttcggattctgggcgcggacgtggcaccactcatcaggccatgctgaggcggcaacccacatagcataaccagaaggacctacaactagtatatacagctatgtactagaggccttaaggaagaagaagaaggaaaaaaaagcgaTGGCGGGACTAGCCATAAAATGCTCTCCCCAAACTCCATTACATTTGGCACCTTCAAAGCATATCAGGCATCTCCCTGGCATGCTCATTTAATACCACTTATggctccaggtgatgctgatgagcCATTTGGTACCCCTTCTTTGGGCTACAAATAAGCCCATTGCTTATACCTGTGTTTCTGAGAACTGGGGAACctctttatttattcaatgaattcaaccaatatttgttgCTTAGCATTTATGTACCAAGCACCGTTCCATGTGGCGGAGATGCAGCAGTGATAAAATAGACTCTGCCCTCTTACAGTCTCTAGAAGACTCTATCCAGCCCATCCTGCAGACCATTTTTTCCCCGCTTCAGAGGAATCCATCCATTACCcaactttgagaaacactgctccaAGAAACGGTTCTTAAAAGTTCAGAGGATGAGTTTGTAAGATGTCCATTGATAGACTTCCCTTAGGTCAAGGAGCTGTGAACTCCCTGAAATTTATGGGTATGAATGTCTGAACATTTTTCTGGGGTGAAGGTCCGTAGGTTTTATAAGATCCTCAAAAGGGGCTTCAAtctaataaagtttaaaaatcacaCTTGGAGTTAGATATGCAGAGGAAGACAATTCCTGGCCCAAACGTTTCATAAGGATGAGCGTCtatgtgggagaagggagaggattGAGAACTCTCTTAGCAGCTCCTCAGTTCATGCCACCACACTCCATCCATCGGCTCAGGTGGTTTAGTCACTGGGAACCAGTGTATCCGATAGCAATCCACAAAATACTTACTAATGAGGTACGTTCTGAGGGGTGCTTCCAGTTCCCAGCTTCTTTGAAAAACTCCCTTAGTAAGTGCCTGGCTGAGATTCTATCAGTCTTCTGTTTAATCTTAATATATAGTGCTGGTAATAGTTGGAGAGTAAAAATTCATAGGCACTTCATGGACAAACAGTGCTCTGGAAAATTGGAAACATCTGGATATTTGTGTGACATCTACCTAGCTGAATTAAATCTGCCTGAGGCTGCCCTGGCTATTccagaaactccaaattcttaACTTTTGGTTCCTTCCACCTCCTTGACATTTGTCACTTCAGACTAATGAAGGCTTCAAAACTTGAAAGGGCTCCCATTGGACTCCCAGGCAGGCATGGGGAAAGAACCAGAGgaagtttctgtgtgtgtgtaagagtaAGAGATAGATGCTGGGGATTATTGCTATTGGTAACAGGATTTTCAGAGAAGTTTCTTTGGGACAAGCAGGTGTGAGATAGAGATCTTAAAGGTATAAGAACAGAAATTATGTAAGTCCTCATTTTGATAAGGAAAAGTATGATAAAAAACATGAGTCTTCACTTTAAAAAGGACTTAATTTTAATTGAAGGGAAACTATGAAGCCAATCCCTTGGatctaagaatattttattcaaatacaaGTTTGTAAGTTGAGCTCTCTGTGCTGATAAGACAGCTGAAAAATATAGAGTAGTTATGACCTGGTCTCAAGATTAAATTTGACTGTGTAgcatttttaatcataaattacAGATCTTCTCTGTTGTGTTTCCTGaaattcaacataaaaatataaaagttctcttgttttcaatttatttttctacagaACACATCTTTACTTATCCAAAATATAGCCCCTTAACTTTGAATGTGTATAAAGACTTTAATGTTTGAGTCAAGTGTGTTAGATAGAGGAAATATTGCAAGCATTGGAAATATAATTCCCAAAGGGCATGTGTTATTATAAATCGCAATTAACTAATATCAATTAAGTTACAGTGAACTCACtagatttctttcctctttcttttctgcctaGAAATGGGTCCTTTGTTTCACACCCTGTGAATGATCATTGTAATTTTTGATGTCTAAGACTGCAGTTTGCTTGCTTAAATCTCTACAGTGACTTAGTTAAAGAGCTTCTGGCTGTTTCTAAccataaatacaatgaaaagttGTTTATCTTGGGCAGAGAGCTGAGCTTTCTTGAACCATACAGATATTATCTGTTAGGAAGAAAATTGGGGGTTATTAAATAAGGATGTCTGGGAGGCTTGAGTATTTTTTCAGGAGTGGTTGTTAAGGGCTGTTGTGCTTAGAGGAATGGGTAAACAAAGAGAGTGTAGGGAACAATGACAGCGACGATCTCTGGCAGGGCCACCCCTTTGGGTCCATTGGACTGTCTCTAGCTCCCCTCTTGCGGGTAAAAGAAGCAGGGAATTCGCCTTATGGTTTCTTAGAGTCAAACTCTCCACCTAGAAATTCACAATGGGTGGGTCGCTCGGAGCCCATCAGAATACTGTGGAGTtggcagcaggggagggagtGTGGAATAGGCCACGTCCTTGCCCAGCATGACTTCGTCTCTTTTTATCCTGATGGAATACACAGAGGATACAGGTGGAGGTTTAAGCAGTCTTTAAACTTTAGGATTTGAAAACATCATAGCATCTTGGGTTTGGGAGCTGTGTTCTGGTAGCTGATTTTCCCCTTGTGTGACATTGACAGGTTGAGGCCTCACTGGTAGGCCTTTGAAAAGCGTCCCCATGGGGTTGTTGCCTGTTTTTCTGtggctctctgcctccctgcaTCCTCTGTCTCCAGCCCCCATCCAGTTCTCCCTTCGGCCCCCTGCCAGTGCCCATCCCTGAAGCTCCTCACTGCCCACGGAATAATGGAGTTGAGCCCTAGTTTTCTTCTGTGTAATCTGTGGGCTTGTCTGGTTGTCAGTGGACTGTCAGTGGACTCCACTGCCTGTTGCCCGGGTTCTTGCTGACACCACAGGGAAAGGAGACAGTTTTAGTCCTTTGCAAAGCATAGGAGCTTCaactctttgtttttgttttttcctccacaTTAGTACTACAGCCAAGTTTCCTCCTGTAATAGTTAAAGGCAAACCAACCAGCATAGTGAGAAGTAGCTTTTCTTTTGCAGCCTCCCAGGCTAATACACTTAGAGAATATATTGTCCTCCTATTAAGATGCCTCACTTCTTTCAAACTAATATCCCCACATGCCAGCTTTATTATGCTTAAGTTTGTTCAAGCCTGTCCTAACTTTCCCTCCCATTTGTTGGCTGATGATTCTGCCTGGGTCATCTGGAGATATGGCAGCCTACTCTCTGTCCCCCATACTTTCCCCCACATAACAGGGTCAGGAGTTTCAGTTTATCCAGACACAGAAATATCGTATATGTAGAGCCAGCAGGATTTGTGACATTTAATAAGAGCTGGAGGGCACCTGATGGGGAGTTAAAAGTCACAATATCTTTTGTAACAAGAAATTCTTCTATTTAACAGAAATTGTGAATGCTGCTATAGGATTCTCCTACCCCAAGTTCAAAGTTTCAtgtagaaaaaatgaaaggaaaacaaattctgACATATGGTATAGatttatattacattaaaatattaacaaaagcTTAGAATATTTTAGTTAATTGTTTGTTGAAAACAGAACcagacttttcttattttgaacAATTTTCCCTTTATATATACAAGTAATTACTGAATTGCTACTGTGCACAAGGCCTTTTCAAGACAAACTTCCAGACTAGTCCTCCTTCAAGGAGCATAACAtcacagggaaaggagaaagtttGAGACCCCACTCAAATAAAAGAGCAAacaagggccggcccagtggcgcagtggttaagtccacacattctgcttcggtggccctggggttcgcaggttcagatcctgggtgtgaacatggcaccgcttggcgggCCATGCCGTGGTaagcgtcccatatataaagtggaggaaaatgggcacggatgttagctcagggccagtcttcctcagcaaacaggggaagattggcggcagatgttagctcagggctaatcttccttaaaaaaaaaaaaaaaaagagcaaactagcACCAGTAGAGAAGTAATCAGCACCACAGAGAcgcaaaggaaaaaagagagcatTTAGCTGAGAAGATCTAGAAAAACCTAATGGAGGAGGATATGTTTGAGATGCGCAATGAGGAGTGAATTGGTTTTGATGAGTGAAGCTTGGGGTCTGGAAAGAAAATTTTCACCtggtttttcttctctccctcctctgcctcctcctcatattcttttctcctttgtctttttcttttttactcactGACTTGTAAAGTACCCTCCTTTTTATTCAggttcttcctttttaaaaattttttttctattatagtttatatatacatatacattttattgcaatctccttctccatcttttcacACTTCCTGCCGATGTCTGAGGAAACACAGGCAACAGTGTAGTAAGGTTAAGATTCAGCCTTGTGGTGCTCAGCTTTAGGATTCAGTCTCTAAGAAAACACTAAAAGTGTCTGAAAGTGGGAACTGCCCAGAAGTCACTAAGCTTTTACTTACTTGTACTTTctatcagtgattttattttattcccttcTTGGCAGCCTTCATGTCAAGCGCAGAAGAATCTGTGTCAGCCCGCACAGTCATAATATTAAGAAGTGGATGAAAGAACAAGCAGCCAAGAAAAATGCTAAAGGCACCATTTGCCATAAGAAGAAACACCCCAGCAAGAGGAACAGTAAAGGGGCACATCATAGGAAACATGAAACACACGACCATGAAACGCCTTATTAGAGAGTTGACGAGTGAATCTACGCAGATGATTCCTGAAGTGAACTTGGCCACGGTTGGTTATTAATTTATCACGTGAATGTTCCTTATTGGAAGCCAAGAGggcaaaacaaaatatttgtttttaaaaggaacaatTATACAGTAGGCAAATGTAATCAGTAATATactcaactgaaaaatgaaatcaaaagataatacagtcatgtgccgcataaggACGTTTCTAtaaacaatggaccacatatccGATGGCAGTTCCATCAGATTAGTAccacagagcctaggtgtgtagaagGCTATGCCATctggtttgtgtaagtacaatctatgatgttcgcacaaggacgaaattgcctaacaacacatttctcagaatgaatCCCCATCGTTAAGCGGAGTATAACTGTACTCATCTTCATATGATATTTTGAGAGCAGCATACAGACATAATTTCCCCaacttttttattatgaaattttccaAACCTACAAAGAAGTTGAAAGAATGGTACAGTGAACACCTGTATATCTTTCACTtaatcattgttaatattttgccacatttgctttctctctctcttctctttgtatgtatgtgtatataaaacattttatatctatataaatatgtaactttttgctaaacaatttgaaaataagttgcaaACATCATGATACTTCActcctaaattttttttggtgttaCAACTTGGCATCCCtcaagaataaagacattttatatataatcacATTACCAGCTTTAGACCTAAAAAATTAATAGTTtcaataatatatacaaatacatattaaTCTAACCTAATATATAATATTGTCatctaatatatattatatatatttacgtTTCTACATCCAAATTTCCCCGACTATTTCCAGAGCATTTTATAtaggtttttttaaaaccaatcaAGGTTCACATATTGCAATGAATTGTTatatttctttcatatcttttaaTCTAAGAAAGTTCTTccgctttttttcttttctttcctcccatgACATGGACTTTTTAACAGAGCATGAGCCATAATCTGctccacattctggatttgtctgttttctcatgATCACGTTCAGGTTTAACATTTTTGGTAAGAATGCTTCCTGTatgaatttgtatatttattattgcaGTATTTGGAGTTCATGAACATTAGAGTTCATTTTCTACGTAGAAAAGTTTTAGCTGCATATCACTTTAAAACACCTAGTTTGAGCACTACTGTTGTTTGGATTGATAAATTCtgatgctgaaaaaaaaaatctgctttgcttCAGCGGCTGTCTGCCTCCCACAGTCGGCTCTTGGAGCAGCACTAGGGAGGGGTCCAGAGTTGGGTTTCAGGAGGGACGATTTGACGCTTTCCCTAAACAAGGGGCCTACGTCTTTCAACTCCTAACCTTTCCCACATCTTGTGCATTGATTCCCATGGCACTGCTCCTCTTTTGGACTCTTTTTTGCTCACAGAAGCTTCGAGATATAGAGTAAGATCTAGCTTTCATAAACagtgtcaacacaaataatccataatcaatctataaatcaaaattggggggccagcccagtggtgcagtggttgggttctcacgttctgctttagcagcccagggttcactggtttggatcccgggtgcggacatggcaccacttggcaagccattgctgtggtaggtgtcccacatataaagtagaggaagatgagcacggatgtcagctcagggccagtcttcctcagcaaaaagaggaggattggcagcagatgttagctcagggctaatcttcctaaaaaaaaaaaaaaaaaaattgggatgAATTTATTATATGagcaagttttttaaaattatctttttaaagattggcacctgagctaacatctgttgccaatcttctttttttccccctctcctccccaaagccccccagtacatagttgtatattctagctgtaggtccttctggttatgctatgtgggacactgccttagcatggcttgatgagtggtgccatgtccgcacgcaggatccaaaccggcaaaaccctgggccactgaagtggactgtgcaaacttaactactaggccatggggtcggcccctacATGAGGCAGttttgaggactatagcctgggAGAGAACCTtcaccaaggaaggaagcactctGAAGAACCGTGGTCATATATCGTCTTAGAACAAAGAACTCCCATCAAATATGACAGGAATCTCTCTCTTACTACAGTCACAAGATGTTTTtctagcacagcaggtcagtggtcacaagatgAGCACAGCAGATCAGTAATCAATCCTTAGGTTCTGGGAAGAAAGGCTTATCTTTagagaaatgctgatatggggagGAGGcatacatccttatctttaagggcatcattcttggctttgggacattataaatgtttaaagcagatgtacaatgtatgctTGATAGGCCATGTTCagcttttctggaaaaacaaggccAGGCCAAGTTAGTTTTAAACTaagtggcttcctcatgtaccccaatatatcttattgcttttCACTTATTCAT is a window from the Equus quagga isolate Etosha38 chromosome 9, UCLA_HA_Equagga_1.0, whole genome shotgun sequence genome containing:
- the CCL28 gene encoding C-C motif chemokine 28, with product MQQTGLALALAALAACVALRTSEAILPIASSCCTEVSHHISRRLLEKVNSCRIQRADGDCDLAAVILHVKRRRICVSPHSHNIKKWMKEQAAKKNAKGTICHKKKHPSKRNSKGAHHRKHETHDHETPY